In Dyadobacter sp. NIV53, a single window of DNA contains:
- a CDS encoding sugar phosphate isomerase/epimerase, with product MLKLGFNSAILADFGFDHVIKFAAGHGFSCVEMMCWPADNTDSRRYAGVSHIDVNNLTAEKINGIKYAIKEAGIFISALGYYPNPLDADPNRSEFFIEHIKQVIRAAAKLEIPVVTTFIGRDPSKSVKDNLARFADVWPSIVKVAEENNVKIGIENCPMFFTDDEWPGGKNLAVSPAVWDRMFEVIPSPVFGLNYDPSHMIWQMMDEIKPIYAYKDRLHHIHLKDAKLYKDKLDRVGIMANPLEYHSPKLPGLGDVNWRGFFGALTDVRYRGPVVIEVEDKAYESNVQDVISAILTSRNYLKQFLA from the coding sequence ATGCTTAAATTAGGTTTTAACAGCGCCATTCTTGCTGATTTCGGTTTTGATCATGTAATAAAGTTTGCAGCCGGACATGGTTTTTCCTGTGTGGAAATGATGTGCTGGCCTGCCGATAATACAGATAGCCGGCGATATGCAGGGGTTTCCCACATTGATGTCAATAATCTGACAGCAGAAAAAATAAACGGAATTAAGTATGCCATAAAGGAGGCGGGAATTTTTATTTCTGCATTAGGTTATTATCCTAACCCTCTTGACGCTGATCCGAACCGTTCAGAGTTTTTTATTGAGCATATCAAACAGGTGATCAGGGCTGCCGCCAAATTAGAAATTCCGGTTGTAACTACATTTATTGGCCGTGATCCTTCCAAAAGTGTCAAAGATAATCTTGCCCGGTTTGCAGACGTTTGGCCGTCAATTGTGAAAGTAGCAGAAGAAAACAATGTTAAAATCGGGATTGAAAATTGTCCGATGTTTTTTACGGACGACGAGTGGCCGGGTGGCAAAAATCTCGCGGTCAGTCCTGCGGTCTGGGACCGCATGTTTGAAGTTATTCCAAGTCCGGTCTTTGGGTTGAATTATGATCCCTCACATATGATTTGGCAAATGATGGATGAAATAAAACCTATTTATGCTTACAAGGACAGATTGCACCATATACATTTAAAAGATGCCAAACTATATAAAGACAAACTGGACAGGGTAGGGATCATGGCGAATCCTCTTGAATATCATTCTCCGAAGCTCCCGGGATTAGGGGATGTGAACTGGCGTGGTTTCTTTGGCGCACTGACGGACGTCCGTTACCGTGGTCCGGTGGTCATTGAAGTGGAAGATAAAGCATACGAGTCAAATGTTCAGGATGTGATCAGTGCAATACTGACCAGCAGAAATTATCTGAAGCAGTTTCTGGCATAG
- a CDS encoding MFS transporter, which translates to MNYSIFAPSDSRKYLRIAVAAFFFVQGLSFAAWASRIPDIKNMLHLTEGGLGTVLLALPIGLMASLPISGWMVTHYGSKKMVLIGAVLYATTLAFIGFVTRTEHLVIALFAFGLWGNLTNIAVNTQAVAVEQAFGKSIMASFHGLWSMAGFVSAMIGSLFISIHVPPQIHFSIIALVAFVVIFTAYKHTMPDSEKNSGESQPMFVKPDRDLLILGLIGFCAMVCEGAMFDWSGVYFMEAVHVPASMTTLGYVAFMGTMTGGRFAGDWLANRIGRKKMLQISGLLMGTGLAIAVLFPFLVTATIGFLLVGFGVSSVVPLVYSAAGRSTTMSAGMALAAVSSISFIGFLIGPPLIGIVAQFADLRWSFAIVGMLASLTTLLSSKAKLIQ; encoded by the coding sequence ATGAATTATTCAATTTTCGCCCCCTCCGATTCCCGAAAATATCTGCGTATTGCAGTGGCTGCTTTCTTTTTTGTTCAGGGTTTAAGTTTCGCAGCCTGGGCTAGCCGCATACCGGATATTAAAAATATGCTTCACCTTACAGAAGGTGGATTGGGAACTGTTTTATTGGCTTTACCAATTGGTTTAATGGCCAGTTTGCCTATTTCAGGCTGGATGGTAACGCATTATGGCAGTAAAAAAATGGTACTTATCGGTGCAGTTCTCTATGCTACAACACTTGCCTTTATTGGTTTTGTAACCCGTACGGAACACCTGGTAATTGCTCTATTCGCTTTTGGTCTTTGGGGAAACCTTACCAATATTGCAGTTAATACGCAGGCTGTTGCAGTTGAACAGGCATTTGGCAAATCAATTATGGCTTCCTTTCACGGTTTGTGGAGTATGGCGGGATTTGTAAGTGCCATGATCGGATCTTTATTTATATCTATTCATGTTCCGCCGCAAATTCATTTTAGCATTATTGCCCTGGTTGCTTTCGTTGTAATTTTCACCGCTTACAAACATACGATGCCTGACAGTGAGAAAAACAGCGGCGAATCTCAGCCAATGTTCGTTAAACCGGATCGCGATTTGTTGATCTTAGGTTTAATCGGTTTTTGTGCCATGGTTTGTGAAGGAGCTATGTTTGACTGGAGTGGTGTTTATTTTATGGAAGCCGTACACGTTCCGGCATCAATGACAACACTTGGTTATGTTGCTTTTATGGGCACCATGACCGGCGGACGTTTTGCTGGTGATTGGCTGGCTAACCGCATTGGCAGGAAAAAAATGTTACAGATCAGCGGCCTTTTAATGGGAACCGGTTTAGCAATTGCCGTATTGTTCCCATTTCTGGTCACTGCAACTATTGGTTTTTTATTGGTAGGATTTGGAGTTTCTTCTGTGGTTCCGCTTGTTTACAGTGCTGCCGGCAGATCAACTACCATGTCTGCCGGCATGGCTCTTGCAGCGGTTTCATCCATCAGTTTTATCGGATTTTTGATCGGACCTCCACTGATTGGTATAGTGGCACAATTTGCAGATCTCCGCTGGTCATTTGCCATTGTTGGTATGCTTGCTTCTCTGACTACTCTGCTGTCTTCAAAAGCAAAATTGATCCAATAA
- a CDS encoding efflux RND transporter periplasmic adaptor subunit has protein sequence MAFQQVDLYAKVSSFVKKLHADVGTEVQQGQLLATMEAPEITAQFSSSQSKLKSQEAMYLASKASYDRLLETSKTPGTVSQNDLDLALARQNSDLAQLEAAKSASKEISDTRNYLEIRAPFSGVISARNVSAGAYVGPSGKGSEFPIFTLVEQRKLRLVVSVPEAYSGYLKSNSVVNFKVKSLQNDKFPAKVSRLAGALDTRLRSQRVEMDVANNDKRLLPGMIAEVTIPLNSGSSSFIVPTTAVLNSTTGIFVIKVADQKATWVPVKVGTSNDGKTEIFGDVNEGDVFVKAVNEEIRDKSEIKNFKTVTI, from the coding sequence ATTGCGTTTCAGCAGGTTGATCTTTATGCCAAAGTAAGCAGCTTTGTTAAAAAGCTGCATGCCGATGTCGGAACGGAGGTACAACAGGGACAATTACTGGCAACTATGGAAGCTCCTGAAATAACGGCTCAATTTTCGAGTAGCCAGTCAAAATTAAAATCCCAGGAAGCTATGTACCTGGCGAGCAAAGCCAGTTATGACAGGTTGCTTGAAACCAGCAAAACTCCGGGAACTGTTTCCCAGAACGACCTGGACCTAGCCCTTGCCAGACAAAACTCTGATCTGGCTCAACTGGAGGCTGCAAAATCCGCAAGTAAAGAAATAAGTGATACGCGCAATTATCTGGAAATCAGGGCTCCGTTCAGCGGTGTGATCAGTGCAAGGAATGTAAGTGCAGGTGCCTATGTGGGCCCATCAGGAAAAGGCTCGGAATTTCCGATTTTCACATTGGTAGAACAAAGAAAATTAAGGCTTGTAGTAAGTGTTCCGGAGGCATATAGCGGTTATTTGAAAAGTAACAGTGTAGTTAATTTCAAAGTAAAATCGTTGCAGAATGATAAGTTCCCTGCAAAAGTTTCCCGTTTGGCCGGGGCGCTTGATACACGTTTGCGTTCCCAGCGTGTGGAAATGGATGTAGCGAACAATGACAAACGATTGTTGCCCGGCATGATCGCAGAGGTCACAATACCATTAAACAGCGGTTCAAGTTCTTTTATAGTACCTACTACTGCCGTCCTAAATTCTACTACGGGAATATTTGTTATCAAAGTAGCCGATCAGAAAGCGACCTGGGTTCCTGTTAAAGTAGGTACAAGCAACGATGGTAAAACCGAGATATTCGGTGATGTGAATGAGGGTGATGTATTTGTGAAAGCAGTAAATGAAGAGATAAGAGACAAATCTGAAATTAAAAACTTCAAAACCGTAACGATATAG
- a CDS encoding serine hydrolase → MKLILTPLFLLFSVLTFSQAPNSERLNKIKAAIPFMEKLYKEYADKSHFPAVAFGLVVDGQLVHSGAIGFTEIATSTKATSQSMFRIASMSKSVAAMAILALRKEGKLKLDDPAFMYIPELKSMPSLTADSPPITIRHLLTHMAGFPEDNPWGDRQLDTKDEELIDLIKNGISFSNTPGITYEYSNLGFAILGKIIGNVSGKTYQQYINETIFRPLGMNHTIWEYTEAPKNLLAHGYRYEDEIWKEEQLEHDGTYGVMGGLITSIEDFGKYVAFHQSAWPASSAKETGPVLRSDLREMQQPWNFNNLNPSFKYPGGRTCAMVSAYGYGLRWSKDCEGRVGVGHTGGLPGFGSQWQILPDYGIGIIGYANRTYAGMATINTAVLDTIIALAGLKPLPVAVSKILNQRKQELVKLLPGWNNAEQSGIFAENFFPDRSVQHRKKEWDLLYAKTGEIISVGEMIAENQLRGSFTIKGKQGNINVYFTLSPENPALIQQLDFSIAREK, encoded by the coding sequence ATGAAATTGATATTAACTCCACTCTTTTTACTCTTTTCCGTCCTTACATTTTCCCAAGCTCCCAATTCTGAACGCCTTAACAAAATAAAAGCAGCTATTCCGTTTATGGAGAAGCTTTATAAGGAGTATGCAGATAAAAGCCATTTTCCGGCGGTGGCTTTTGGCTTGGTTGTAGATGGACAACTGGTTCATAGTGGAGCAATAGGCTTTACTGAAATTGCTACTTCAACCAAAGCTACCTCCCAATCAATGTTTAGAATTGCTTCTATGTCTAAAAGTGTGGCTGCAATGGCAATTCTGGCTTTGCGGAAAGAAGGAAAACTCAAACTTGATGATCCTGCATTCATGTACATTCCTGAGCTAAAATCAATGCCTTCGCTCACTGCCGATTCGCCTCCGATCACTATAAGGCATTTGCTGACACATATGGCAGGTTTTCCTGAAGATAATCCATGGGGTGACCGTCAGCTTGATACTAAGGATGAGGAGCTGATCGATTTGATCAAAAATGGGATATCATTTTCCAATACACCGGGCATTACATATGAATACAGTAATCTGGGCTTTGCAATTTTGGGTAAAATTATTGGTAATGTTTCTGGCAAGACTTATCAGCAATATATCAATGAAACCATTTTCAGGCCATTGGGTATGAACCACACGATTTGGGAATATACCGAGGCTCCGAAAAATTTACTGGCTCACGGCTACCGTTATGAAGATGAGATCTGGAAAGAAGAGCAATTAGAGCACGATGGAACCTATGGCGTCATGGGCGGACTGATTACCTCCATTGAAGATTTTGGAAAATATGTTGCATTTCACCAGTCGGCATGGCCGGCAAGTTCAGCTAAGGAAACGGGGCCGGTCTTGAGAAGCGATTTGCGGGAAATGCAGCAGCCCTGGAATTTTAATAATCTTAATCCCAGTTTTAAATATCCGGGCGGACGTACCTGTGCGATGGTTTCTGCCTATGGCTACGGATTGCGTTGGAGTAAAGACTGTGAAGGCAGGGTAGGAGTCGGACACACGGGAGGTTTGCCCGGATTTGGGAGTCAGTGGCAGATTTTGCCGGATTATGGTATCGGGATTATAGGTTATGCCAACAGGACCTATGCGGGTATGGCAACAATCAATACAGCAGTATTGGATACAATTATTGCCCTGGCAGGCTTAAAGCCGCTTCCTGTTGCTGTTTCGAAAATTCTTAATCAGCGTAAACAGGAATTAGTGAAGTTGTTACCAGGCTGGAATAATGCTGAGCAGAGCGGAATATTTGCCGAAAACTTCTTTCCTGACAGATCCGTTCAACACCGCAAAAAGGAATGGGACCTTTTGTATGCAAAAACTGGTGAAATTATTTCTGTTGGTGAAATGATTGCCGAAAACCAATTACGGGGATCATTTACCATTAAAGGGAAGCAGGGAAATATTAACGTATATTTTACCTTATCTCCCGAAAATCCTGCACTGATACAGCAGTTGGACTTCTCCATAGCCAGGGAAAAGTAA
- a CDS encoding DUF6134 family protein produces the protein MKLFSFTFVSVLLLISFQVKSQTNVYDVIVAGRTIGSLKVFDDAGTNNVETHRIESKFKLLFYSGKYSTQTSFVQGQLVSAVCAHEVNGDLKEKTQTKSSVKTLYEVWFSGEDADKKPKKEFNSPINNTVTSLYYKEPVNINEVYSERYGQMCAIKKTSEGNYAVSLPDGKKGVYTYKNGLCREVKTDLAGFKLRIVLNEGKNALH, from the coding sequence ATGAAATTATTCAGCTTCACGTTTGTATCCGTATTATTGCTTATTTCATTTCAGGTAAAATCCCAAACCAATGTTTATGATGTGATCGTGGCTGGACGAACCATAGGTTCGCTAAAAGTATTTGATGATGCCGGGACGAATAATGTGGAAACGCATAGGATAGAATCAAAGTTTAAATTGTTGTTCTACTCCGGAAAATACTCAACACAAACAAGCTTTGTACAAGGGCAACTCGTTTCTGCCGTTTGCGCACATGAGGTGAATGGTGACCTTAAAGAAAAAACGCAAACCAAATCCAGTGTAAAAACGTTGTATGAGGTTTGGTTTTCTGGCGAAGACGCAGATAAAAAGCCAAAAAAGGAATTCAATTCTCCAATTAATAATACAGTTACAAGCCTTTATTACAAAGAACCTGTAAATATCAACGAGGTATACTCGGAGCGATATGGGCAGATGTGTGCCATCAAAAAGACGTCAGAAGGTAATTATGCAGTTTCCTTGCCAGATGGAAAGAAGGGAGTTTATACATATAAAAATGGCCTGTGCAGGGAAGTGAAAACGGACCTGGCTGGTTTTAAACTGAGAATCGTTCTTAATGAAGGAAAAAATGCCCTTCATTAA
- a CDS encoding efflux RND transporter permease subunit — MDLIRFALRKPITIIVLVAGLFFFGINAVRTIKVDIFPKLDLPVMYIAHPFGGYTPNQMETFFGKQYVNILLYVNGIKSIETKNIQGLTLMKLNFYPGTDMAQAAAELGSFTNRIQAVFPPGSNPPFIIRFDASTLPVGQLVLTSDKRTNNELLDMANVYVRSNFTSIPGLVSAPPFGGNVRTIVIKADPELLRSHNMTADQLVEALKVNNQTAPSGNVRIGDKNYITPTNTTIRNVKDFENIPLFKGGVQNIYLKDVATVEDGADITSGYGLVNGKRSVYLSIAKGADASTWEVVQNLKKAIPKIQSTLPDDVKVSYEFDQSVYVMNSVMSLLTEGAIGAILTGLMVMLFLGDPRGALIVILTIPTAIISSVLFLNLFGQTINIMTLSGLALAIGILVDESTVTIENIHQHFDMGKPKALAIWDACQEIAFPKLLILFCILAVFAPAFTMGGIPGSLFLPLALAIGFSMIISYFLAQTFVPVMANWIMKIKHHKKSDGSEMTDAEEFAASGLGKSSADQKAHLAEKHLDEHNEKVGIFDRVRSRFMRFINRMMPYRKSIVVGYLVVSTALAALMLTNIGKDVLPKVNGGQFQVRLRAPEGTRIERTEEKTLKTIELIKEIVGKENVSVTSAYVGTHPGLFSVSPLYLWMAGPQEAVVQVALEEDFHTNLDELKEKIRTRVRESMPDVALSFEPIELTDKILSQGSPTPIEVRMSGRNKKVNEDYAKKIIAKLQKIAYLRDVQLGQSNKYPAINIEVDRIRAAQLGVDMNDVSRSLIASTSSSRYTDKNIWVDEKAGLSYSVQVQVPESKMSSINDIGEIPLLKNSSRPILHDVATITADTTYGENDNLGAMPVLSVTANLNNIDLGVAKTDVQAAINSLGELPRGLSVELIGMSQTLTDTLDSLQNGLIVAIVVIFLMLAANFQSFKVSAIVLATVPAVILGSLALLMITGSTLNLQSYMGIIMSVGVSISNAVLMVTNAEQLRKYNGDAIISAKEAASLRLRPIVMTAVAMVVGMIPMASGLGEAGDQSSPLGRAVVGGLIASTFAALFILPLAFAWGQGKATTQSVSLDPEDEESEFYVPMSH; from the coding sequence ATGGATTTAATTCGTTTCGCATTACGCAAGCCCATAACTATTATCGTGCTTGTTGCTGGTTTGTTTTTCTTTGGGATTAATGCAGTACGCACGATTAAGGTGGATATTTTTCCCAAGCTGGATTTGCCGGTTATGTACATAGCCCACCCGTTTGGAGGTTACACACCTAACCAGATGGAAACCTTTTTTGGTAAACAATATGTCAATATCCTGCTATATGTAAACGGTATCAAAAGCATTGAGACCAAAAATATTCAGGGATTAACATTAATGAAACTGAATTTTTACCCAGGTACGGATATGGCTCAGGCCGCCGCCGAGCTTGGCTCTTTTACCAATCGTATTCAGGCCGTTTTTCCTCCCGGTTCCAATCCGCCGTTCATTATCCGTTTCGATGCCTCTACTTTGCCAGTAGGCCAATTGGTTTTAACCAGTGATAAGCGTACCAACAATGAACTGCTGGATATGGCCAATGTTTATGTACGCTCGAATTTCACTTCCATTCCGGGTTTAGTTTCGGCTCCTCCGTTTGGTGGTAACGTGCGTACGATCGTAATTAAAGCAGATCCGGAATTGCTGCGCTCACATAATATGACCGCCGATCAGCTCGTGGAGGCGCTTAAAGTTAATAACCAGACTGCTCCCTCGGGCAATGTAAGGATTGGGGATAAAAATTATATTACACCAACCAATACGACAATTCGGAATGTTAAGGATTTTGAAAACATACCTTTATTTAAAGGCGGAGTACAGAACATTTACCTGAAAGATGTTGCCACTGTGGAAGACGGAGCTGATATAACGTCCGGATATGGTTTGGTGAATGGCAAAAGATCTGTTTATTTAAGTATTGCAAAAGGCGCTGATGCATCTACCTGGGAAGTTGTTCAAAATCTTAAAAAAGCGATACCAAAAATTCAAAGTACACTTCCTGACGATGTGAAGGTCAGTTATGAGTTTGACCAGTCGGTGTATGTAATGAACTCCGTGATGAGCTTACTTACAGAAGGCGCAATTGGTGCCATCCTGACGGGCCTGATGGTAATGCTTTTCCTTGGTGACCCGCGTGGTGCTCTGATCGTGATATTAACTATTCCGACTGCAATTATTTCAAGCGTTTTGTTCCTGAATTTATTCGGGCAAACCATTAATATCATGACGCTGAGCGGGCTGGCTCTTGCAATTGGTATTCTGGTGGATGAAAGTACAGTAACGATCGAAAATATTCACCAGCACTTTGACATGGGCAAGCCCAAAGCGCTGGCGATCTGGGACGCCTGTCAGGAAATAGCATTTCCAAAGCTATTGATCCTGTTCTGTATTTTGGCCGTATTTGCGCCAGCCTTTACAATGGGAGGAATTCCGGGATCGCTCTTTTTACCATTAGCACTTGCAATTGGTTTCAGTATGATCATCTCCTATTTTCTGGCTCAGACATTTGTACCCGTTATGGCTAACTGGATTATGAAAATAAAACATCATAAAAAATCGGACGGCAGTGAAATGACTGATGCAGAAGAATTTGCAGCATCCGGATTAGGCAAAAGCAGTGCCGATCAAAAAGCACATCTTGCAGAAAAGCATCTCGATGAACATAATGAAAAAGTTGGTATTTTTGATCGTGTAAGAAGCCGGTTTATGCGCTTTATCAACCGGATGATGCCTTACCGCAAGTCTATTGTTGTTGGCTATCTGGTTGTGTCTACGGCGTTGGCAGCTCTGATGTTAACCAACATTGGAAAAGATGTATTGCCAAAGGTGAACGGGGGCCAGTTCCAGGTGAGGCTGCGTGCTCCGGAAGGTACCAGGATTGAACGGACTGAGGAAAAAACGCTTAAAACAATCGAACTCATCAAAGAAATAGTAGGAAAAGAAAATGTATCGGTTACGTCGGCCTATGTTGGAACGCACCCTGGATTATTTTCTGTAAGTCCGCTTTATTTATGGATGGCTGGTCCGCAGGAAGCGGTAGTTCAGGTAGCATTAGAAGAGGATTTTCATACTAATCTGGATGAACTGAAAGAGAAAATTAGAACGCGTGTTCGTGAATCAATGCCAGATGTGGCGTTGTCCTTTGAGCCAATAGAACTGACAGATAAAATATTAAGTCAGGGCTCCCCTACTCCGATTGAAGTCAGGATGTCGGGCAGAAACAAGAAAGTAAATGAGGATTATGCCAAAAAGATCATCGCTAAACTTCAAAAAATAGCGTATCTGCGCGATGTACAACTGGGACAATCTAATAAATACCCGGCTATAAATATAGAAGTGGACCGGATTCGTGCGGCACAGCTCGGTGTAGATATGAATGATGTATCACGTTCGCTGATTGCCTCCACATCATCTTCACGTTATACGGATAAGAACATCTGGGTTGACGAAAAGGCGGGTTTAAGTTATTCGGTTCAGGTGCAGGTTCCGGAAAGTAAAATGAGCAGCATCAATGATATTGGTGAAATACCATTACTCAAAAATTCAAGCCGTCCGATATTACACGATGTGGCAACAATAACTGCCGACACAACATATGGTGAAAATGATAACTTAGGTGCAATGCCGGTTTTGTCTGTTACCGCCAATTTAAATAACATAGATCTTGGGGTAGCAAAGACAGATGTACAGGCTGCGATCAATTCGCTTGGTGAATTGCCGCGCGGGCTGAGTGTGGAATTAATAGGTATGAGCCAAACTTTAACCGATACACTGGATAGTTTGCAAAACGGATTGATCGTTGCGATCGTAGTTATATTCCTGATGCTGGCGGCTAATTTCCAGTCTTTTAAGGTTTCGGCAATTGTACTTGCTACTGTTCCAGCTGTAATTTTGGGTTCACTGGCTTTATTAATGATTACAGGCTCAACACTAAACCTGCAATCCTATATGGGAATTATTATGTCTGTCGGGGTTTCTATTTCCAATGCAGTTCTGATGGTAACCAATGCAGAACAGTTGCGAAAATATAACGGTGATGCGATCATTTCCGCCAAGGAAGCAGCTTCCCTGCGCTTACGTCCAATTGTGATGACAGCGGTGGCAATGGTCGTGGGTATGATCCCAATGGCCAGCGGACTCGGTGAAGCAGGTGATCAGTCATCGCCACTTGGCCGTGCAGTAGTTGGCGGTTTGATTGCTTCTACCTTTGCAGCTTTATTTATATTACCACTGGCATTTGCATGGGGACAAGGCAAAGCTACCACGCAAAGCGTTTCCCTTGATCCGGAAGACGAAGAGAGCGAGTTCTATGTTCCAATGAGTCATTAA